A window of Ictidomys tridecemlineatus isolate mIctTri1 chromosome 15, mIctTri1.hap1, whole genome shotgun sequence contains these coding sequences:
- the Upk1a gene encoding uroplakin-1a, with translation MASAAADGEKGSPVVVGLLVVGNIIILLSGLALFAETVWVTADQYRVYPLMGVSGKDDVFAGAWIAIFCGFSFFVVASLGVGAALCRRRSMILTYLVLMLVVYIFECASCITSYTHRDYMVSNPSLITKQMLTFYSADSDQGQELTRLWDRIMIEQECCGTSGPMDWVNYTSAFRAATPEVVFPWPPLCCRRTGNFIPLNEDGCRLGHVDYLFTKGCFEHIGHAIDSYTWGISWFGFAILMWTLPVMLIAMYFYTTL, from the exons ATGGCTTCTGCAGCAGCAGACGGGGAGAAGGGATCTCCGGTTGTGGTGGGGCTGTTGGTCGTAGGCAACATCATTATTCTG CTGTCAGGCCTGGCTCTGTTTGCTGAGACCGTATGGGTGACAGCTGACCAGTACCGGGTGTACCCACTGATGGGCGTCTCGGGCAAGGATGACGTCTTCGCTGGGGCCTGGATTGCCATCTTCTGCGGCTTCTCCTTCTTCGTGGTGGCCAGTTTGGGTGTGGGAGCAGCACTCTGCCGCCGGCGGTCCATGATCCTCACG TACCTGGTGCTCATGCTGGTCGTCTACATCTTCGAGTGCGCCTCCTGCATCACCTCCTACACCCACCGCGACTAC ATGGTGTCCAACCCGTCCCTCATCACCAAGCAGATGCTCACCTTCTACAGCGCAGACTCCGACCAGGGCCAGGAGCTGACCCGCCTTTGGGATCGCATCATGATTGAG CAAGAATGCTGTGGCACATCTGGCCCCATGGACTGGGTGAACTACACATCAGCCTTCAGGGCGGCCACTCCAGAGGTGGTGTTCCCCTGGCCTCCGTTGTGCTGCCGCCGGACAGGAAACTTCATCCCCCTCAACGAAGATGGCTGCCGCTTAGGACATGTAGACTACCTGTTCACCAAG GGCTGCTTCGAGCACATTGGCCACGCCATCGACAGCTACACCTGGGGCATCTCGTGGTTCGGCTTTGCCATCCTGATGTGGACG CTCCCTGTGATGCTGATAGCCATGTACTTCTACACGACGCTCTGA